One part of the Vicia villosa cultivar HV-30 ecotype Madison, WI linkage group LG6, Vvil1.0, whole genome shotgun sequence genome encodes these proteins:
- the LOC131610044 gene encoding alcohol dehydrogenase class-3-like: protein MATQGQVITCKAAVAWEPNKPLTIEDVEVAPPQANEVRIQILFTALCHTDAYTWSGKDPEGLFPCILGHEAAGIVESVGEGVTDVKPGDHVIPCYQAECGECKFCKSGKTNLCGKVRAATGVGVMMADRKPRFSIKGKPIYHFMGTSTFSQYTVVHDVSVAKIHPDAPLDKVCLLGCGVPTGLGAVWNTAKVEPGSIVAIFGLGTVGLAVAEGAKSAGASRIIGIDLDNNKYETAKNFGVTEFINPKDHEKPIQQVIVDLTDGGVDYSFECIGNVSVMRSALECCHKGWGTSVIVGVAASGQEISTRPFQLVTGRVWKGTAFGGFKSRSQVPWLVEKYLKKEIKVDEYITHNLTLVEINKAFELLHGGQCLRCVLST, encoded by the exons ATGGCAACTCAAGGTCAAGTCATTACATGCAAAG CTGCGGTGGCCTGGGAACCCAACAAACCCTTAACAATCGAAGACGTCGAGGTTGCTCCGCCGCAAGCCAACGAAGTCCGAATCCAAATCCTCTTCACCGCTCTCTGCCACACCGATGCATACACCTGGAGCGGCAAGGATCCCGAAGGTCTTTTCCCCTGCATTCTCGGTCACGAAGCTGCAGG gATTGTTGAAAGTGTGGGAGAAGGCGTGACTGATGTTAAGCCTGGTGATCATGTGATTCCGTGTTACCAGGCTGAGTGTGGAGAATGTAAGTTTTGCAAATCGGGCAAGACCAACCTCTGTGGGAAGGTTCGTGCTGCTACTGGTGTTGGGGTTATGATGGCGGATCGGAAGCCGCGGTTTTCTATTAAGGGGAAACCGATTTATCATTTTATGGGAACTTCGACTTTTAGTCAATACACTGTTGTTCATGATGTTAGTGTTGCTAAGATTCATCCTGATGCTCCTTTGGACAAAGTTTGTCTTCTTGGATGTGGTGTTCCAACTG GCCTTGGAGCTGTTTGGAACACTGCAAAAGTTGAGCCAGGATCAATTGTTGCTATTTTCGGCCTTGGAACTGTTGGGCTTGCT gttGCAGAGGGTGCAAAAAGTGCTGGCGCATCGCGGATTATTGGCATAGATCTTGATAATAACAAGTATGAAACAG CTAAAAACTTTGGTGTCACCGAGTTCATTAATCCAAAAGACCATGAGAAACCAATTCAGCAGGTTATAGTTGATCTAACAGATGGAGGAGTTGATTATAGCTTTGAGTGCATTGGAAATGTCTCAGTGATGAGATCTGCTTTGGAATGCTGCCACAAG GGCTGGGGAACATCAGTTATTGTGGGTGTTGCAGCATCGGGGCAGGAAATATCAACTCGCCCTTTCCAGTTGGTGACTGGCCGTGTATGGAAAGGAACAGCTTTTGGTGGCTTTAAGAGTAGGTCACAAGTGCCTTGGCTTGTAGAGAAGTACTTGAAGAAG GAAATCAAGGTTGATGAGTACATTACCCATAATTTGACTCTTGTGGAAATCAACAAGGCTTTTGAGCTTTTGCATGGAGGGCAATGTCTTCGTTGTGTGCTCAGTACTTGA
- the LOC131610043 gene encoding protein RTF1 homolog has translation MADLDDWLLEAAGVNRHSPPTRRDGEPLDGGSDSDSDSDSDDERDYRERKTAQVPLKKRGREDDSDDDVEDGRSVREGDSSDGSDVGDDLYKDEDDRQKLSEMTELQREMILSERANKKDDKDFLGKMALKREKGKMATVSRRESPPLPSSRVRSSARSADRSAAKDGALNELRAKRLKQQDSDVKHKVKEGSKSAGTGIYSQKRRPYFSGSSRSGSESRSHSDDEDSDGDGGIIDSDDDDKITSEKPSFEDIQEITIRRSKLAKWLMEPFFEELIVGCLVRVGIGRSKNGPIYRLCVVKNVDASDPDRVYKLDNKTTYKYLNIVWGNDSSAARWQMAMISDSPPLEEEFKQWVKEVERSGGRMLTKLDVSEKKQAIQKINSFVYSAATVKQMLEEKKSTSWRPSNVAAEKDRLRTELEIAQSKNDAAGAEKIRTRLQELEDSRKAEEKDAKALRLSEMNRKNRFENFKNASELRPVNKALKAGEAGYDPFSRRWTRSRNYYNSKQVEEAAAGNNSSGDAVGDRGSNGTGAGMVATAEALEAAADAGKLIDTRAPVDQGTESNVLHNFELPISLAILQKFGGAQGVQAGFMAKKQRIEGIVGFRVPENDGRSHQLTLTVSDYKRRRGIF, from the coding sequence ATGGCTGATTTAGATGATTGGCTTCTGGAGGCTGCTGGGGTAAACAGACATTCTCCCCCGACTAGGAGGGATGGAGAACCTTTGGATGGTGGGAGTGATTCTGATTCGGATTCCGATTCTGATGATGAGCGTGATTATCGGGAGAGAAAGACGGCTCAGGTTCCTCTAAAGAAGAGAGGGAGAGAagatgatagtgatgatgatgttgaagatGGTCGTTCTGTGCGTGAGGGGGACAGCAGTGATGGCTCTGATGTTGGTGATGATCTTTATAAGGATGAGGATGATAGACAGAAACTTTCTGAGATGACTGAACTTCAAAGAGAGATGATTTTGTCGGAAAGGGCTAATAAGAAAGATGATAAGGATTTTTTGGGTAAGATGGCATTGAAGCGCGAGAAGGGGAAAATGGCAACTGTATCTAGAAGAGAGTCTCCGCCTCTTCCGTCTTCTCGTGTGCGGTCGTCTGCTAGATCTGCTGATAGGTCAGCTGCGAAGGACGGTGCGTTAAATGAACTGCGTGCTAAAAGGTTGAAACAGCAAGATTCAGATGTGAAACATAAGGTGAAAGAGGGGTCTAAAAGTGCGGGAACGGGGATTTATTCGCAGAAAAGGAGACCTTACTTCAGTGGTTCAAGCCGTAGCGGAAGTGAGAGTAGGTCCCATAGTGATGATGAAGATTCGGATGGAGATGGAGGGATTATTGACAGCGATGATGATGATAAGATAACTTCTGAAAAGCCTTCTTTTGAAGACATACAGGAAATCACCATTCGAAGGTCAAAACTTGCAAAATGGTTAATGGAACCATTTTTCGAGGAGTTAATTGTAGGTTGTTTGGTAAGGGTTGGTATTGGTAGGTCAAAGAATGGACCTATCTACAGACTCTGCGTTGTGAAAAATGTGGATGCATCAGATCCAGACCGGGTGTATAAATTAGATAACAAAACCACTTACAAGTACTTGAATATTGTATGGGGAAATGATTCTTCTGCTGCTAGGTGGCAAATGGCTATGATTAGCGATTCTCCCCCTCTTGAGGAGGAGTTTAAACAGTGGGTTAAGGAAGTAGAGCGTAGTGGTGGCCGGATGCTGACAAAGCTAGATGTGTCTGAAAAAAAGCAAGCCATTCAGAAGATCAATAGTTTTGTTTACTCAGCAGCTACTGTGAAGCAGatgttagaagaaaaaaaatctacCTCGTGGAGGCCTTCAAATGTCGCAGCCGAGAAGGACCGGTTGAGAACAGAGTTGGAAATAGCACAAAGCAAGAATGATGCAGCCGGAGCAGAGAAGATCAGGACAAGACTACAAGAATTGGAAGATTCACGGAAAGCTGAGGAGAAGGATGCCAAGGCTTTGAGGCTTTCTGAGATGAACAGAAAGAACAGGTTTGAGAACTTCAAAAATGCATCTGAATTGAGGCCAGTAAATAAAGCTTTGAAAGCAGGGGAGGCAGGTTATGATCCCTTTTCAAGGAGATGGACTAGATCAAGAAACTACTATAATTCAAAACAGGTTGAAGAGGCTGCAGCTGGAAATAATAGTTCTGGTGATGCAGTTGGTGATAGAGGCAGCAATGGGACGGGAGCAGGCATGGTGGCCACTGCTGAAGCTTTGGAAGCTGCTGCTGATGCTGGAAAATTAATCGACACAAGGGCTCCAGTGGACCAAGGGACGGAGTCAAATGTACTGCACAATTTTGAGCTGCCAATATCATTAGCCATACTACAAAAGTTTGGTGGAGCACAAGGAGTTCAGGCAGGGTTTATGGCAAAAAAACAGAGGATTGAAGGAATTGTTGGATTTCGAGTCCCAGAAAACGATGGAAGGAGTCATCAGTTGACATTAACAGTTAGTGATTACAAAAGAAGAAGagggattttttga